The nucleotide sequence ATGGCAACTCTTGGCAAAGATGAGTATTTCAATCCAGCAGTTTGTAGATCTGTGATGAAAAAACAGAATAAAAATTACGGAATGAAAAGCTCAGGAGAAAGAAATCCTGGAATGGGAATGGGCGGTTACAACTGCCAATCAAATGCGGATTGTCCATACAATAAATAAATGAGCAAAATCCTAGTCTTAGAAGATGAGCCGATGCTACAAGATATGATAAGTTCATACCTTCAAAGCTTCGGCTATGAAGTAGAAGCTTTGGATAGCTATGATAAAGCGCTAAGTATTGCTTATGAAAAAAAATTTGATCTATTCATATTTGATGTCAAAATCATAGGCGGTAGTGGATTTGAACTATTAGACGAGCTTAGATCTTCAGGAGTAGCGACTCCTTGTATATTTGCTACTTCATTAAACGGTATAAATGATGTTACAAAGGGCTTTAAAGCCGGTTGCGATGACTATATAAAAAAGCCCTTTGAGTTAGCCGAACTTCTTTTAAGAGTACAAAACATACTGAAACGAAACTTTAGTCACTATGTAGATGATAATTTTATCATTATTAATAGTAATTTCAAATTTGATATCCTACAAAAAAAATTAATGCAAGATGGCAAAGTTCTGCCTCTTGCTAAAAAAGAGACCGAGCTTTTGTCTCTATTTTTAAAAAATAAAAATCGAATTCTAAGCCGAGATGAAATTTACTCTCAAATTTGGGAATTTGATGAAGTGCCGAGCGAACTAAGCCTAAGAGTTTATATAAGAAATCTTAGAAAACTCATAGGTAATGAAAAAATCATAAGCCATTCAAAACTCGGATACGAATATGTCTCATAAAAAGTACATTCTTCCTATTTTTTTACTTTATACCATAACTAGTATGTTTTTTTTGCTGTTTTTCGCAATTTCATACTACAAAGAAGCAAAAAGTGATATATACGAAAAAACCGTAAAAGATCTAAGAGCTTATGCAAATGAGATTGAGTATATGCTTAGGATAAATGGCGGTATAGGCGAGATCTTAGATCTAAAAAGCGAGTATGAGATAAATCTTTATGATATTAGATCAAAAAGATATGTGCTGAAAAATTTTGATAGACCTATTTATAATGGTCGTTATCACGTAGATGATAAATTTATGTATTACAGCGATGATATTCATACAAAAAGACGAACTATAGAGCTGAATTTAGAGCTTAGAACACAAAGCCCTCATGCTAGTGTAGATAGGCTTTTTGTTAAGATATCTATGATTTCGATCATTGTGCTTTTGGCTATATCTGTTATAGCGTATTTTATCGTTAAGCTATCTTATCTGCCGCTTTTAAATCAGATAAAAACTTTAAATAACTTTATCACAGATACTACTCATGAGATAAATACTCCTTTAAGCGTGATACTTATGAGCGTGGAAATGTTTGATAAAAATCCTTCAAAATACCTTGAAAACATTAAAATAGCCTCTAAAACTTTATCAAATTTATACAATGATTTAGCTTTAAATTTAAAAAGTGAACCAAATAAAATAGAAAAATTAAAATTAAAAGATATTTTTATAGAACGTGCAAAGATTTTTGAAATGAGTGCGGCAAATAAAGATGTTAAAATAATTTTAAATTTAGAAGATGCAGAGGTTGATTCTGATAGTTTTAAATTTAAAAAAATCCTTGATAATATAATTTCAAACGCTATTAAATATAGTTTTAAAAGTCAGCAAGTCATCATAAATTTAAAACAAGATAATTTTTGTGTTGTGAATTTTGGCTCCACGATTTCAAAAGAAAATTTAAATAAAATTTATGATAAATTCAGTCGTTTCGACTCACAAAACGGCGGTTTTGGTATAGGTTTAAGCCTTGTGAAAAGATACTGCGATGAGCTTGGATTTAAAGTAAATTGCGTGAGCGGTGATGATAAAACTGAATTTTGTGTGAAGTTTAAAGAAGTTTAAATTTAGATTTTTTTGATTGAGTATTGTTTTTTTAAATTTGACTTAAATAATAGATTAAAAATGCTATCTTTCTTAAATTTTATTTTTTTATTACATATTTATCTGTTTTTGGCTAAAATCAGCAAAATTTTTAAATCACAAAGGTCAGCAGATGCAAAAGAAAGATGTTAAAAAAGTTGTTTTGGCTTATAGTGGCGGACTTGATACAAGTATCATTTTAAAATGGCTACAAGATGAGTATGAATGTGAAGTTGTGACTTTCACAGCCGATATCGGTCAAGGAGAAGAGGTTGAGCCGGCTCGCAAAAAAGCTATAAGCTTAGGTATAAAACCTGAAAATATCTTTATAGAGGATTTGCGTGAAGAGTTTGTAAGAGACTTCGTATTTCCTATGTTTAGAGCAAATGCTATATATGAGGGAGAGTATCTTTTAGGCACGTCTATCGCTCGTCCTCTTATCGCAAAACGTCTTGTCGAGATAGCTGCTGCCACAAAAGCAGACTGTGTAAGTCATGGTGCTACTGGTAAAGGAAATGATCAAGTTCGTTTTGAGATAGGAGCTTACGCCCTAAATCCAAATATCAAAGTTATCGCTCCTTGGAGAGAGTGGGATCTAAATAGCCGTGAAAAACTTCTAGCGTATGCAGAGAAAAATGGCATTGATATAAGCAAGAAAAAAGGTAAATCTCCATACTCTATGGACGCAAATTTACTTCATATCTCTTATGAAGGACTTGTTTTAGAAGATCCAAATCACGCTCCTGAAGAAGATATGTGGAGATGGAGTGTTAGTCCAAAAAATACTCCTGAGACAAGCGAAATCATTGAAATAGAGTATAAAAACGGAGATCCTATCTCGATAAATGGCAAAACCATGAAGCCTCATGAAATTTTAACAGAGCTAAACAGACTTGGTTCAAAACACGGGATCGGACGCCTTGATATCGTAGAAAATCGCTATGTAGGTATGAAAAGTAGGGGTTGTTATGAAACTCCAGGAGGCACTATAATGCTAAAAGCTCACAGAGCCATAGAGAGCATTACTATGGATAGAGAAGCAGCACATCTAAAAGACGAACTTATGCCAAAATACGCTAGTTTAGTATATAACGGATACTGGTTTTCGCCTGAACGTAAAATGCTTCAAGCTGCGATAGACGAGAGCCAAAAGAACGTAAATGGTACTGTTAGGGTTGAGCTTTATAAAGGCAATGTTATGGTTATCGGTAGAGATAGTAAGACCGATAATCTATTTAACGAAGCGTACTGCACGTTTGAAGAAGATAGCGTTTATGATCAAAAAGACGCGAATGGATTTATAAAACTTAACGCTTTACGCTTTATAATCGCCGGAAAAAATGGACGCAAATTTTAGCCATAGTATGGATAATCTTAAATGGTTATTTATCTATTTAAATTTGAAATAAATATCAAATTTAAATCAAAAGTAAAATAGCCGTTTAGGCTATTTTACAGAGAAAATTTGGAGTAAATTTAATACTATGAAATACAAACTAGACTGCAAAGAGAGTTTTGAAAGCTCATTTTTATTTTGGCTAACTCGATTTGTAAAATACAAGCTAAACTCACTCTCAAACAAAGAACTTAGAGATCAAGCTACTTTGGCTAGTGTGAATTACGCGCTTACAAAAGGAGTTGCAAACATAGATGAGCTTGATGGTTTTGTAAAAAAGGCTAGAAATGCTGGGCTTACTGGTATAAATACGTATTTTAATCCGTTAAAAAAGATTTACGAAGTACTTAAATTTTATGAACTTACAAGTTTAGCTGTGATCGATGAAGAGCTTATAAGTGAAGTTTTAGCAAGTATCACAGGAAGTCTTAGTGATGCTAGCAAAAAAAATTACCGGATCGCAGCGATAAATTTTTTTGAGTTTATAGGGAAACAAAACGAAGAGGACGGCAAGGCGCATATTTTTGATATCGAGCTTAAAAACTGGGGTGGAGTTAGTGGAAATAAAGGTCAAAAACTTCCTGAGTTTATGAATGAAGAAGAGGTTAAAAGGTTTTTAAACGCCATTGACGAGGCTGATTTTAAGATGAACTCAAATCGAAATAAGCTGATCATTAAAACTATTATTTTTACAGGAATTCGTGTAAGTGAGGCTTTAAATTTAAAAAGAAAAGATATCAGTGAAGATGGTGATCTTTATATCCTTAGGATACGAGGTAAAGGAAATAAATATCGTATCGTGATGATAAAAAAACATCTTATAGATGAACATTTACAAAATATAGCGATAAATTATATAAATAGCGAAGGATATCTTTTTGTAAATAGAAAAGGAGAGAAGCTAACTCAAGCTTATGTGAGTCGCATAGTGGAGCAAATTTTGTTTGGTGCGGGGATCAGAAAAGAAAAAAACGGCGCGCATATGCTTCGTCATACATTTGCTACTATGCTTTACAAAAAACAAAAAGATCTAGTTTTGGTTCAAGAAGCCCTTGGTCACGCTAGTTTAAATACTTCTAGGATATACACTCACTTTGATAGCGATAAGCTAAAGTTAGCTGCTAAAGTCGCAGAAGATCTAAATGATAATTAAATTTAAAAGAGAAGTGGTGCAAGAAAATAGTTTAATCAAGTATGTAGAGTAAATTTGATAATTGGCTAATTTCATATTAAAAATTATTTTTATTGTATTAAAAGCTAAGTTTAATTATAATCTAAGCCTAAAATTTAAAAAGGTTTAACTTGTTTGCCGATACGAAACTATTTTATACATGTACGGTTTTGATTGCCATTGGAATTATTTTCTCGCTATCTTTGCCGGCTTTTACTGTTTTATATTACGACTATACTAGCTATCACTTTTTTATCAGACAATTTATAGTCGGAACTACCGGTGTTTTCATCATTTGGTCTATCTCTAGACTAAATCCAGATAGACCTTTTTTGATGGGTCTTACTACGTTTGAGTTTATAGGATTTTTTATATTTTTTAGCTCTTTTTTACTTATGGTTATTATGCAGTTTTTGCCCGCTTCTATCGTACCAGTAACAGGCGGAGCTAAAAGATGGATAAGGCTTGGAGGTATATCTTTGTCTCCTGTCGAGTTTTTTAAGATAGGATTTGTATTTTTTTTAGCTTGGAGTTTTGCTAGGAGGATAGATAATAATAAAAAACGGTTAAAAGATGAATTTAGACTGCTTTTACCGTATTTTGTAGTATTTGGAATGGCTGTGTTTTTGATAGCTATTATGCAAAAAGATCTTGGGCAAGTAGTTGTTTTGACTTTAGCTTTGATGATACTTGCTACTTTTGCTGGAACTAGTAAGAAATTTTTTGGAATTTTGGGATTGATCGGCGTTATTATGGTGTTTCTTGCTATTATATCTCAAGATCATAGAATTAGACGTTTTAAATCTTGGTGGGTGACAAATCAAGATTTTATATTATCGATTTTGCCATCACATATGGCTGAGTTTATGAGAGTTAGCGACAGCGAAGAACCTTATCAGATAAGCCACTCTTTAAATGCGATTTATCACGGAGGATTTTTCGGTGTTGGGCTTGGAAATGGTACATTTAAACTAGGATTTTTAAGTGAGGTTCATACCGACTTTGTTTTAGCAGGAATTGCTGAAGAGATAGGATTTGTCGGGATATTAGTCATAACTTTTTTGATGATTTATACTATTTATCGTATTTTTAAGATATCTGCAAGAAGTCAAAATAAAGTCTATCATCTATTTACTCTTGGCATAGGTTCTATCATAACAATGGCGTTTTTAATGAATGCTTATGGAATTACATCTATCACTCCTATAAAAGGTATAGCCGTTCCGTTTTTGAGCTATGGCGGAAGTTCTATTTTAGCACTTTGTGTTGGGATAGGTATGGTTCTTATGATCAGTAAAAAGGCGGATTTATCATGATAGCTATAACAGGAGGAGGCACAGGCGGTCATCTTGCTATAGCAAAAGCTTTGGCGATAGAGTTAAAAAACCGCGGTGAAAATGTGATATTTATAGGTTCAAATAGCGGTCAAGACAGAATGTGGTTTGAGCATAGCGATATATTTAAATTTAAATATTTCTTTCCTAGTAGAGGTGTAGTAAATAAAAAAGGCATTCATAAATTTTTTGCTTTGCTTAATATAATTAAATTAGCTTTTAGTTGTCGCCGAATTTTTAAAGAGCATAATATCTCATCTGTGATAAGTGTCGGCGGATACAGCTCCGCTCCTGCTTCTTTTGGGGCGGTTATGTTTAGAAAAAAGCTATTTATACATGAACAAAATGCTGTAAAAGGCAAGCTAAACTCTATTTTAAAACCGTTTTGTAGTAAATTTTTTAGCTCATATGGGGAGCATTCTTATGATTATCCTATAGATAGAAAATTTTTCAATACTGCTAGAGTTAGAAATGAGTTAAAAACCATACTTTTTTTAGGCGGTTCGCAAGGTGCTAGTTTTATAAATAACTTAGCTTTAAATTTAGCTTTAAATTTAAAAAATAATAATATAAATATTATCCACCAATGCGGAGCAAAAGAGCTAGAAATAATCAAATCAAAATATGACAAAATGGGTGTCGAAGCCGTTGTATTTGATTTTAGTAATGAGATCGAAGCGTATATGCAAAAATCCGATTTATGTATAAGCAGAGCCGGAGCAAGCACTCTTTGGGAGCTTTGCGCAAATGCACTTCCTGCCATATTTATACCATATCCTTACGCCGCTAGCAATCATCAATTTTACAATGCTAAGTTTTTGCTAGATAGCAATCTTACTAAAATTTATAAACAAAATGACTTAGATGAAAATATACTATTTATAGATATTCTAAATTTAGATATAAATAGCATTTCAATCGGCCTAAGAAGTATCGTTTCTCCAAACGGTGCTAAGATAATTGTAGATGAAATCTTAAAAAAATAATAAGAAAAAATCTTAATTCAACTATTTTAATATTTTTTATATATTTTATATGTAAATTTGAGCTATTTTTAGCATATTTTCTTTACAAAAGTATGGAAAATACTTGAATAAAGTTAAAAAATAATGTACAATATGCTATTGTAAAATTTTAAATAAAGGATTTGAAATGACAAAGGCAGAATTTGTGGGCTTAGTTGCTTCTAAAGCTGGACTTACAAAAAAAGATACTGAGCTTGCACTTGATGGTTTCCTTGGAAGTATAAGTGAAGTTTTAACAAAAGGTGATAGCGTAACTTTTGTAGGATTTGGTACATTTGGAGTAACTGAAAGAGCTGCTAGAACAGCTAAAGTTCCAAGTACAGGAAAAGAGATAAAAGTACCTGCTAAAAAAGCTGTTAAATTTAAAGTAGGTAAAAATCTTAAAGATTCAGTTGCAAGTGCTGGTTGCGCCAGTTCAAAATGTTCAACTAAAAAGAAATAATTTAAGCCCCTTCTGCAAAGAAGGGCTTTTATCCTCATAGTTTTTAAATTTTAAAAACTAAATTTTAATTTTAAGCTTCTTTCACGTTTATTTTTATATTTATTATTTTTTATATATCAATAAAATATTTTAGTATTTCATAATATCAATGTTTATTTTGTCAATTTTGTGATGAATTTCTAATTCAAATTTATAAATAAAGTGTGCTATAATGTATATTTTATTTTGCTTTAGGGAGGATTGTATGGAGTATTTGAAAGGAAATATTGATTATATTATTATATCTATTCTTGTTTTTATGAGTTTTTTAGTGGTTTGGTTTAGCATTGAGAGAGTACTTTTTTATATGAAGGTCGATCCTAAAAAATACGTCAGCAAAAATCTCTTTGAAGAGGATCTTACAAAAAATCTTACGATACTTTATATAATCTATACGAATGCACCTTATATAGGACTTTTGGGTACTGTGGCTGGTATTATGATAACATTTTATGATATGGGTATGAGCGGAGGAATCGATACAAAATCCATAATGATAGGTCTATCTTTAGCGCTTAAAGCTACTGCTTTAGGACTTATAGTTGCCATACCTACGCTTATAATTTATAATGGATTTATAAGAAAAGTAGATGTTTTTTTAAACAGATATGAGAGTTAGATATGAGACTTGCTAAAAGAGATGGATTAAATATAGTTCCTTTTATAGACATTATGCTTGTTTTGCTCGCTATAGTTCTTAGTATTTCTACATTTATTGCTGAGGGAAATATCAAAGTAGATTTGCCAAAAGCACAAAGTGCTACAAATAGCGATGAAAGCTCAAGAGTGATAATATCTATCGATAAGAATTCTAATATATTTATAGATGATAAGCCTGTTTTAGAAGATGAGATCGTATCTAAAATATCAAATATCAGCCCAGAAACTTTAATTATATTAAGAAGCGATAAAAGTAGTAAATTTGAGTCTTTCATTAAGGTTATTGACGCGTTAAAAAGTCAAAATCATGAGAAATTTGCTATATCTGCTAAGGTAGGTAATGAATAGTTTTATTGGATTTTTCATATCTTTGTTGCTACATGCGGGGTTGATTTTAGGATTTGTTTTGCTAAGCGCAAGAGACTCTGCAGATCAGATCCAAAATGAGCAACTTTTAAAACTAACTTTTTCAAATTTAAGTAGTTTAGAAGATATACCAAAACCATATGAAGAAGTTTCAAAATCTATTATAGAGGAGAAAAAAGAGGTTGAACAAGCACTTCAAAAAAAGATAACAGAAAAAAAGATAGAGCAAATCGATACTAAAAAGATAATCAAACATACAAAATCTGATAAAAAACAAGAACAAATTCCCAAAAAACAGACCGTTCAAAACATTGATACAAAGCAGATACAAAGCATAGAGCCGAATTTAAAAAGCACTGCTCAAAATAGTACTGAGCAAAAAATATTTGATCAAAATGCTAATCAAAATAAAATTGAGCAGCAGCCAAAAAATACTACAAATGAAAATATGATTATAGGGACAAAAATAAGAAATATCATAGCAAATTACGCTAGAAAAAACTATCCTAACTCTGCAAGAAGAAAAAGACAAACCGGAGTTGTAAAAGTCTCATTTATGTATAAAGTTAGTGGAGAAGTAACTAACGTAAAAATAGATCAAAGCTCAACATACACGGTTTTAGATGAAGCTGTTTTAACTGCTATACAAAAGACAAAATCCAAATTTCCCTCTATCAAAAATGATACAAATTTCCAAATTGAAGTTGAGTTTAGTTTAAGCTGAAACAAAAATTCAGCCAAAATTGGCTAGAATTATATACATGAGAATAGATAAATTTTTAAATACCGTAAATATTACCAAACGCCGTGCTATCAGCGAAGATATGTGCAAAAGCGGAGTTATCAGCATAAATGATAAACCTGCTAAACCTAGTAAAGAGGTCAAAGTAGGCGATAAAATAACTATAAAGTTTCTTGCTAGAGAAGTATGCTATATGGTCATTGCGCTTCCTACTTTAAAAACCATACCAAAAAGTGAGCAAGAGAAGTATGTTAAAGAGATTTGAATTAGGCGAAGATGAGCTTGATTTGATAGTTAAAGAGCTTCCAAAATCCGGTGTTATAGTACTTCAAGGAGATCTTGCAAGCGGTAAAACAACTCTTGTAAAATCCATCGTAAAATCTGCTGGTATAGATGAAAATGTTTCATCGCCGACTTTTAGCGTAATGCAAAATTATGGTAATATTTATCATTATGATATATATCAAAACGGCATTGAGTCGATTAAAAAAAATGGCTTATTTGAAAATTTCTTTGAAGATGGACTTCACATAGTTGAATGGGGAGATGAAAATCTT is from Campylobacter fetus subsp. testudinum 03-427 and encodes:
- the exbD2 gene encoding TonB system transport protein ExbD (Pfam match to PF02472.12 ExbD) yields the protein MRLAKRDGLNIVPFIDIMLVLLAIVLSISTFIAEGNIKVDLPKAQSATNSDESSRVIISIDKNSNIFIDDKPVLEDEIVSKISNISPETLIILRSDKSSKFESFIKVIDALKSQNHEKFAISAKVGNE
- a CDS encoding two-component system sensor histidine kinase (Pfam matches to PF02518.22 HATPase_c, and to PF00512.21 HisKA), with the protein product MSHKKYILPIFLLYTITSMFFLLFFAISYYKEAKSDIYEKTVKDLRAYANEIEYMLRINGGIGEILDLKSEYEINLYDIRSKRYVLKNFDRPIYNGRYHVDDKFMYYSDDIHTKRRTIELNLELRTQSPHASVDRLFVKISMISIIVLLAISVIAYFIVKLSYLPLLNQIKTLNNFITDTTHEINTPLSVILMSVEMFDKNPSKYLENIKIASKTLSNLYNDLALNLKSEPNKIEKLKLKDIFIERAKIFEMSAANKDVKIILNLEDAEVDSDSFKFKKILDNIISNAIKYSFKSQQVIINLKQDNFCVVNFGSTISKENLNKIYDKFSRFDSQNGGFGIGLSLVKRYCDELGFKVNCVSGDDKTEFCVKFKEV
- a CDS encoding ribosome-associated heat shock protein (S4 domain) (Pfam match to PF01479.21 S4); amino-acid sequence: MRIDKFLNTVNITKRRAISEDMCKSGVISINDKPAKPSKEVKVGDKITIKFLAREVCYMVIALPTLKTIPKSEQEKYVKEI
- the exbB2 gene encoding TonB system transport protein ExbB (Pfam match to PF01618.12 MotA_ExbB), with the translated sequence MEYLKGNIDYIIISILVFMSFLVVWFSIERVLFYMKVDPKKYVSKNLFEEDLTKNLTILYIIYTNAPYIGLLGTVAGIMITFYDMGMSGGIDTKSIMIGLSLALKATALGLIVAIPTLIIYNGFIRKVDVFLNRYES
- the hup gene encoding DNA-binding protein HU (Pfam match to PF00216.17 Bac_DNA_binding) codes for the protein MTKAEFVGLVASKAGLTKKDTELALDGFLGSISEVLTKGDSVTFVGFGTFGVTERAARTAKVPSTGKEIKVPAKKAVKFKVGKNLKDSVASAGCASSKCSTKKK
- a CDS encoding two-component system response regulator (Pfam matches to PF00072.20 Response_reg, and to PF00486.24 Trans_reg_C), which translates into the protein MLQDMISSYLQSFGYEVEALDSYDKALSIAYEKKFDLFIFDVKIIGGSGFELLDELRSSGVATPCIFATSLNGINDVTKGFKAGCDDYIKKPFELAELLLRVQNILKRNFSHYVDDNFIIINSNFKFDILQKKLMQDGKVLPLAKKETELLSLFLKNKNRILSRDEIYSQIWEFDEVPSELSLRVYIRNLRKLIGNEKIISHSKLGYEYVS
- the tsaE gene encoding N6-L-threonylcarbamoyladenine synthase, TsaE subunit (Pfam match to PF02367.13 TsaE), producing the protein MLKRFELGEDELDLIVKELPKSGVIVLQGDLASGKTTLVKSIVKSAGIDENVSSPTFSVMQNYGNIYHYDIYQNGIESIKKNGLFENFFEDGLHIVEWGDENLIDMLNKYEIKVCVVKISVLNDKRTYEVNFA
- the argG gene encoding argininosuccinate synthase (Pfam match to PF00764.15 Arginosuc_synth), whose amino-acid sequence is MQKKDVKKVVLAYSGGLDTSIILKWLQDEYECEVVTFTADIGQGEEVEPARKKAISLGIKPENIFIEDLREEFVRDFVFPMFRANAIYEGEYLLGTSIARPLIAKRLVEIAAATKADCVSHGATGKGNDQVRFEIGAYALNPNIKVIAPWREWDLNSREKLLAYAEKNGIDISKKKGKSPYSMDANLLHISYEGLVLEDPNHAPEEDMWRWSVSPKNTPETSEIIEIEYKNGDPISINGKTMKPHEILTELNRLGSKHGIGRLDIVENRYVGMKSRGCYETPGGTIMLKAHRAIESITMDREAAHLKDELMPKYASLVYNGYWFSPERKMLQAAIDESQKNVNGTVRVELYKGNVMVIGRDSKTDNLFNEAYCTFEEDSVYDQKDANGFIKLNALRFIIAGKNGRKF
- the tonB2 gene encoding energy transduction protein TonB (Pfam match to PF03544.10 TonB_C), whose translation is MNSFIGFFISLLLHAGLILGFVLLSARDSADQIQNEQLLKLTFSNLSSLEDIPKPYEEVSKSIIEEKKEVEQALQKKITEKKIEQIDTKKIIKHTKSDKKQEQIPKKQTVQNIDTKQIQSIEPNLKSTAQNSTEQKIFDQNANQNKIEQQPKNTTNENMIIGTKIRNIIANYARKNYPNSARRKRQTGVVKVSFMYKVSGEVTNVKIDQSSTYTVLDEAVLTAIQKTKSKFPSIKNDTNFQIEVEFSLS
- the murG gene encoding N-acetylglucosaminyl transferase (Pfam matches to PF04101.12 Glyco_tran_28_C, and to PF03033.16 Glyco_transf_28), with the protein product MIAITGGGTGGHLAIAKALAIELKNRGENVIFIGSNSGQDRMWFEHSDIFKFKYFFPSRGVVNKKGIHKFFALLNIIKLAFSCRRIFKEHNISSVISVGGYSSAPASFGAVMFRKKLFIHEQNAVKGKLNSILKPFCSKFFSSYGEHSYDYPIDRKFFNTARVRNELKTILFLGGSQGASFINNLALNLALNLKNNNINIIHQCGAKELEIIKSKYDKMGVEAVVFDFSNEIEAYMQKSDLCISRAGASTLWELCANALPAIFIPYPYAASNHQFYNAKFLLDSNLTKIYKQNDLDENILFIDILNLDINSISIGLRSIVSPNGAKIIVDEILKK
- the xerH gene encoding integrase/recombinase (Pfam match to PF00589.18 Phage_integrase); translation: MKYKLDCKESFESSFLFWLTRFVKYKLNSLSNKELRDQATLASVNYALTKGVANIDELDGFVKKARNAGLTGINTYFNPLKKIYEVLKFYELTSLAVIDEELISEVLASITGSLSDASKKNYRIAAINFFEFIGKQNEEDGKAHIFDIELKNWGGVSGNKGQKLPEFMNEEEVKRFLNAIDEADFKMNSNRNKLIIKTIIFTGIRVSEALNLKRKDISEDGDLYILRIRGKGNKYRIVMIKKHLIDEHLQNIAINYINSEGYLFVNRKGEKLTQAYVSRIVEQILFGAGIRKEKNGAHMLRHTFATMLYKKQKDLVLVQEALGHASLNTSRIYTHFDSDKLKLAAKVAEDLNDN
- the ftsW gene encoding cell division protein, FtsW/RodA/SpoVE family (Pfam match to PF01098.15 FTSW_RODA_SPOVE) — protein: MFADTKLFYTCTVLIAIGIIFSLSLPAFTVLYYDYTSYHFFIRQFIVGTTGVFIIWSISRLNPDRPFLMGLTTFEFIGFFIFFSSFLLMVIMQFLPASIVPVTGGAKRWIRLGGISLSPVEFFKIGFVFFLAWSFARRIDNNKKRLKDEFRLLLPYFVVFGMAVFLIAIMQKDLGQVVVLTLALMILATFAGTSKKFFGILGLIGVIMVFLAIISQDHRIRRFKSWWVTNQDFILSILPSHMAEFMRVSDSEEPYQISHSLNAIYHGGFFGVGLGNGTFKLGFLSEVHTDFVLAGIAEEIGFVGILVITFLMIYTIYRIFKISARSQNKVYHLFTLGIGSIITMAFLMNAYGITSITPIKGIAVPFLSYGGSSILALCVGIGMVLMISKKADLS